TCTTAGCATAACTGGGGCGCATTGATTCATGCTTGCAGCACCAAGTGCAGCCTGCAGCTCTCATTCACAAAAGCATGCACTTCATAAAATCGGTCCCATTCACAAAATCCGAGACGGCTTTGTTTCTCcgattcagttttttatttgtataggaCACTATAGATTAAAATCTAAAGACTGAGGAAAGATAATAAATGTCCCACTGTTATGCGATTCTATACAAATACCCAACTTCCTTTGTCacttgctttaatttttttttttttttttttttttttcattttctgacaaCTTTCTCATTTCTTTGCTCTGCCTTCTGCCTTGTTTTGCATCTTTGAGTCTTTTGCATGCAAGCCCTGCTCTGTGTTGCTCCCTGCTCTCTGGAGGGGATGAGAGCCCAACTTCTATTGTTCTAATGTCAAAGTTAGAATGGAGGAGATTTAGACTGAATACCCTGTTGGTGCTCGGTCTAAAAATCACCACAGATTAGAAACTCTGCATCCAGATCCCATCTGAAGAAAGATTTCTATTGAAAGGCTAAATTGTGTTGCATCTAAAGATTTAATAATTGACTTGTGGGAAGTAAAATGTGTAGAGCAAATATCAATGTTACATGAAATCTGAGGTGTTGATTTCAAAGCTGTAGTTTTGGAGAGAATTGTATGAGTTATTACACCTAAACCAAAAGGCTCAATCTAATCATAATGAAAATGTCTGATTAGCAGTTGACCAGCATTAAAATGCCAAGATGTTCAATTATACCACAAATAGTACATATTAGAGTAAATTGAACAGTCTCATTTTAAACAAGCCTTGTGTGGTTCAGTGGAGAAATGTTCATGGAGTTTTATAACTAACCTGGCTTTCAACTTTGGAGAGTTTTGTAGTTCATTATTTTTGGTGTAAAATTATTGCAATGTTTCTGTGACAGCTTTAGATGTAGCTAAAGACTTTTAGCGAGAAAAAACTGATTTCAAAGGTTGACAAAGGAGCAGTGAAATGGCAGCGCCAGACATAACTGTCTCTTTTGTATCTCTCTTTGCAGTATTGATAAATGCTGCTTTAGAGTGAAGACGTGCAAGGCACCAGCCGACACATGGAGTCCAGGGTTCCCCACCACATCCCCGGAGTGTCATCCTCCCTCATATCTCCGCCCTTGCTGGACAGTCGAGTACCCTACGGCCGTCTTCAGCACCCTCTCACCATTTACCCCATTGACCAGATAAAGTCATCACACGTGGAGAACGACTACATCGACAGCCCCGCCGTTGTTTCTCAACAGCCCCTAAGCCAGAAGTCGGCAAGCCGAAGAATTACCTGGCTTGGTCAGAATCAGGAGGCCTTCCTTGGTGCAAACCACAACCATCATCATAATCACCAACATCAGCCCCACCAGCAGGGCAGGTGTGAGCCCCATCCTCACCAGGACACCACCACCCATCCTTGGATTTCCTTTAGTGGAAGGCCCAGCTctatcagcagcagcagcagtacttCATCTGATCAGAGGTTGTTGGACCATGCTGCACCTACACCAACAGTGGACCACCACCCAAATTTGCACCCTCACCATGGTCCTGTCAATGCAATCAGTACCCGACCTTCCTCTGAGTCTAAAGTtctcacctcctcttcctctgcttcctcctgctcctcttcctctaaaTCGCTGGACCTCAAGTCTTCAAAGATTCCAGCAGGAGGTGTGTGCTCCACTGGGGACCAGCAAGGGTTGGTGCTAATACCTTCCTCCCCAACTGAGAAGAAGCACCTCCTTCTCTGCGAGCACTGTGGGAAGTGTCGATGTACTGAGTGTACGCTCCCCCGAACCTTACCCTCCTGCTGGGTCTGCAACCAGGAGTGCCTGTGCTCTGCTCAGAGCCTGGTGGACATGGCCACCTGCATGTGCCTGGTCAAAGGGATCTTCTACCATTGCAccgaggatgaggatgatgagggttCCTGTGCCGACAAGCCCTGCTCATGCTCCCAGGCCAACTGCTGCGCACGCTGGTCCTTCATGACCGCCCTCTCTGTTGTCCTTCCCTGCCTGGTTTGCTATCTACCAGCAATGGGCCTGGCCAAACTGGGACAAAAGTGTTATGACAATGTTAGCAGACCTGGCTGCCGCTGCAAGAACTCACAGGGTGGCGTGAGTGTCCCTGTGTGTAAAAATGGAGGCATGGAAGCAAAAGTTGGgacagaaaagcagcagcagggtTCATGATAGTGGACCAAACTGTCTGGTGGTGGCcttgctgaaataaaaatggaCAAGACCACACAGTATTTGTTCAGTTTGTATGGAAAGGACAATCCAACACCAATTCATTAAACTACCCGATTAATCTGCTGGAAGATGACTTATGTAGAACAAAGGTACTTAAATGGCTTCTTGACCTATGTTTGATAGTGTGGATGAGCAGAATGGGTCTTCTGAGCAAGCGTTAGCTAGTAGGAACAGCTAACAGGCCCTCtgagatgtttttattgttattttttgtaaGAGTGACTCAAAAAGAAGAGGCTAGATTGTGGGACTGGTGTTCTGTGTTGTGCAAAAATGGCTTAAGGCACAAAGTCATTGTACCTCTCTGCTGCTCAATATTTCTCAGCTAATTTTGTAATGCTAACTAACCAGAAGCTGGTTGCTGATCCTCATATAAGAACTTATTGATGGAGTTGAATAGAAAATTCCCCCCCAACCACCTCTAAAAGCACAGCCCAgtgttaaaacatgaaaacaaataattatcCACTGAATAATGTGGCTTTATGACAAGCCATTGCAAGAGACCCCATACTCTCACAATATTGATGATCACCATCATTTAGTCTTGCCATTTTCCGATTACACCTTAAAGATGCTAGCTTGCTAACATTTTATTCCAAGGTTTTTATCTCCATGGATgagctgtaaaaacaaaacctttttagACCTTAAAATGATAGTAATTTCCCAAAATTCTCATTCTGTATTGTGCGTAAGCAGTTGTGCTGCAATTGAGAGATAATCACTTTAcggtgtgttttctgtttttgggtGGTGAAGCTTAGACATTCTGAAATATTCTGAATGCTGATCACCAGTCACCTCAGATGTAATGCATGTCACGATCTGCATGCTTTAGTCTAATGGTTACCCACCGTGCTAGAAGTGGATTTGTAGTagagaaatgtgttttaaagaaaaaaaaagagagagagaaaagaaaaagtacacCCAACCTTCTCAGGGACTGTTACAGTAATCTTCTTTAGAACTTGGCCTACTGCACGTTGATTTCTAAACTGCCTAAGAGCCTAGTCTACTTCCTCTTTGCACAAAAATGGCAAAGAAACATTGAGGGGCAAAAAGGCAATAGTGAATAATTTAAAGCAAGTAAGCTAAGTGAGAAACAAATGGGCCAGAAAATAACGTTTCCGGAGGAGAGAGGATGCAGGTGatagagagagaagagaggggAGGGAAGGCTAAGCAAAGTTGTTGTTGTACTCCAGTCAGCCTTTGTCAAATTCAAACCTGCCACTTGCACAGCCTTTTTAGGACCCCTTAAAGGATGTACGAAAGCACAGTATTGACCACCTCAGCCATCTCACATTATGTTGGCCTACACATTTAGTCCAAACACCCCTGTTCCCCTTTAAACACTCGTCTAAATGAGTCTGTTGCATAGCTGCATAAGTCAGGATAGTCTCCCTTTTCTTCTTAAAGTCTATTTTTGTGGCTTGCATGACCTTCTTAGGACTTTGCCAAAGGAAGCCATTATACGGTAGCATGTTTTCACAGTCTGAGTGATCACAGTTGTTATGCACTCTTGCCAAATGGAGTTGACGGCAGTTGGTCGTTAAAGGCATGCTGCCCTTTAATACAGATGGCAGATTCTGTTTGGCATAAAGGCATACTGGCTTTGTCGCTCCATAACACATGCCTTTCTGTCAAGTTGGGCCCTTATCTTCCGTCAGGGTGCCTAAGTTTGCTCATATTTGTATTCGTTTTGTTGCACAAAGCAGATATTAAGTAGGAAAAGAACAggaaagacacaaaaaaaaaaaaaaaaaaaaaaaaggtacttAGTATTGAATGTATGAGGCAATATTTTCAAAACCTAGCAATTCAGTTTGAGAGAAAGGTGCCAAAACTGAGAAAGAATATGTGACTGGGCAAAGGCCTAGTAGGCGTAGGTGGGCAGCAAAAATCACAGATGTTTTGACAATATATTTAGTAATAGAGCTATGCAGGTGAAATGTTATTTGCTGTAAATAGTTTCACAACATTTGTGTTCTTTAGAAGAGACTTTTAAATGTCTTCGAAAGATTGCATGGTACATTATAACTACAATTCAGTACAAAGTATATAGAGAATATATTAGATATATATTTTGAGGGTAAGAATAAGATGTTTTTGAGGTTGCAAGGAATGGAAAAGGAGAATGGTGAGAAGAGGGATCTGGAAACAACAAAAGAAGACAGTCTATCACTCGCACTTGACTTTTGAAAAGTGTGCCCggcaataaaaactaaaacaaaaaacaaaaaaagaggctaaataatttttaaaaagaagaaaaaaaagctcctgCTGTTTATGCTAACATGGCTCATTAGCAGTCGAGAGGCTAAGCTAATTCCCTTCTCCGAGTCCTGAAGACTGTGGACTCATTGAATCCACACAGGGAACACACTCTACCCCTATCAGATACTTTTTTTTCGTCTTGCTTTTTGTCCTTCCTCTCTTCCCTCCTTCTTCGCTGAGAAATAGTCCAGCAAACACGCCTGTCCTGCCTTGATTGACAAACACAGCTGCTGTGCATAAACTTGTCATACCAGAGACAGACTTGTCTGactctctttctcctcctctcctgccaTTTTTATTCCCCTCCCCACCTcttccatctttgttttttccccagAGTTGTGTTCAGTGCCATCTATATCACCAGTGgacctctttcttttcaacaatCACtgcctttcttttcatttactgCAAAGTAATGTTCTTCACATTAGCTTTATACTATCACATGTGCTCTCTAGCCTGTTTTAGGTCTGAAATAATCACCAACAACGACAAgtcaaatattaaaactttaatcttttgttttccttttgctgcAGTGTTGTGACTTTCACACGCCAACACCCCacagatttttacatttaattttcaacCTAATCAAGAGAAGTCTCTTACAGTTGCTACTCCATTCCTTTATGCCTTTGCAATGTCATTGTtggggattaaaaaaaagagatctgtgctttttttttgtttagatataacaaaaaagaaaaaaatctcatatAAAAGGTTCCCTttatagatatatttatttCGAAGTTCTATTTTATATAGTATTTATTTAGATGCCAACTTTTTGTTTGTGAAGAAAGCTTATGTCGAAATGGAATGTACATTGACAATGGAAATATATATTGTTAAATATACTTGGCTGTTGTGTCATTACTATTTGTCTGCAGTTTCAACCACATAAACAGACATTACAGACACATAAACACTAAACCTTCTGATTGTGGAAtctcaaacagaaacacacttttAGTGTAAAGGTCTTCACTCATCCCAACATTTTCTACTATTTAAATTCCACATGAATAAAAGTAACAAACATAGCAAAGACATAAAGTACATTTCTGTACAGAAAATATGTCTTGTGGTTCTTTCCAGCTACTCATATAAAGTATTTcatctttttatcattttgttaaaGAACAGTTACGAGCTTAAGTTGCTTTGCATTcttacttcagcttcatgtgtcTGACTACACTGCTCTCTATAAAACACAGGTCAAATTAAGCTGTGTGACGTTAAAAAGTAGGGAAATATTACATAAGAAACAGGAGATCGTTCATAGACTTCCTCTGCACAATATGAGAGACAAATAACTCACCTGGCCACCTCAGAGCTTAAACTCCacatctgctgtgtttgtgtgtgtttgacttgCAGGTTAAATTGACTTCCTCACAGTTATAGGGGTGGTCTGTTATAATCTGGATGTGTAACATTCCTTTCTCCCCAAAGCACCACTTTATGAAGCCAGAGCATGCACAAAACCttcctgtcacacacacacacacattgtcgTCACCTCCCTCCCCCTGGCCCACCTGTGCTGCTGCAGTTACCCTAAGGCGGTCTTCCTCCCTTCATGCTCCCTTCCGCAGCCCCCGCGATTTTGTTTCTATGTGCTTGTTTCCTGGGTGTTTACCTCAGTACCTGGGTACacctggggaaaaaaagagtggagtgattgaaaaaaaagtaggagaaaaagcagaagaagagaagatCGCTTGGCCATCCAGCATCACATAAAGAACTTGTTTCCGCTGCAAAAGCCCTGCAGGCGCTGCAGTGTCTGCTCCAACAGGTGAGATCAGAGACCAACCTGCCTGTTTACCTGCCCGTCTGTCAGCAGCCACCtgggacaacacacacacacacacacacacacacaaaaacacctgCATTGACTTCCTCCACACCTACATTGTCATCTCCACCCCACAGAGCCTAGCCACATACATATCATCAACACAGGAGGCTTCAGCACAGGCAGGTGAAAAAGAAACCGTTTATTACCAGCTACTGTTACAGTACAGAGGATTCACAGAGGAACTAGTCCCGGGTCAGAAACTGGATGCAAATCATTATttgtgctgtggtgtggcccACTGTGCAACAAAAGGGTTGGGTTTACCACAAAGAACAATGCAGGCTCATCACATATCTTTTAGATGTTGTTTTTGAACTTATATTTGCAGCATCTGTAGCCAACATTCAGCAGAAATCTAAATTTGGCAATGTCTCGTAAAATGGCCGTGAACAATTTTCTTAGCATGtcagagttgaaaaacaacTTAATGTATTTCTTGTTGAGGATCAGAGGAGAGATAAAATGCTAAGTAAAACCAACACAGCTCTCATTTCATTCTGCAGAAGTGCCAGTGGCCCTCAGGTTGCAAGAGGCATTGTTCCAGTCAGGACACATCTGACCAAGAGTGTGTGCCTGATTTAAAACCACCAATTTGTTTCCCACTTAACACAGAAGCAGTGCTGCAGTAACAGAGAATAAAGCTATATCCAAGCGACGCAATCAAACTTGACCCAACCCACATTTGACTTCTTATCTACTGTGTTTCACAACCGGCAGAACTCGTACTGCTAAGTCACCATGTCAGCATGCATCAGTGTTACCTGAGATACTACTAAAGGGACAGTCCACCACTTTTTCCAGCCCAATTATGCATAAAGGCAGCATATGTTCAACTAATGATTGGAAGATGTGGGGACATTCTTCTGCAATGAATGATGTTTCCTCTCAGCTGGTTTCCGAATCTGTTTGAGATTTTCAAGAAGCTAGCTCTAAGTTTGACTCTCCCACACTTATGTGCTTCAAGTCAGCTCAAGCAAATCCCCTGCAGTTTGCTGTTTATATGACATATTGCAAAAGCCATTTTCACATCTGGTATAGTGCTCAAGTGAACCCCCTTGCACCCCTGAAAACCCCCAGATGCACACTTAGACAcaggttttcttatttttcttttttctttcaacccATCCACATGCTCTGCCGTTCTCTGCTCAATACGAAGACTGTGAATTTAGATGGAGGAAATCATGCCAATCtctattaaatctgtttttgatttagttcaaatgtaaaattaaaagcaattaaaaaagCATGACATATTGTCCTTGTcaaaaaaatgttgctgaagTCTGTACATGACTGTAGAAAATACATGCTGCATGCAGGACATTAAATAGAGACACTATTACTATTTCATTGTTTAATTTTGGGAAAATATGTTAATCTGTACCTAAAAGACACATCTACAATTCTCCAGCACAGATTAGTGATTCAGATCCATGCTGATTGATCATCTTGCTTTGCTATGATTTGTTTCTGGTCCACATTATAGCAGTTCTATTTACTAACAAGAGAAAGTGGCCTTATGGAAATCCCACTGCAATTAGCTTTTTCCAACCAGTGAAGTGTTGTTATGGATGTCTCATTctcaaatagaaaatgaaacattttggaaataagatttaCCTCATAAACCTATGGACAAAGATCAAGTTTCCAACCAGATGGGGTCCAAATTTTAACAGAATAtcttgaaaacaaacaaataaataaataaataaataggcttCTCCAACTGTATGCCGATTTCTGCACAACTCTCCTTACCTTTTGACATATTATCTTTTACTGCTACACAAGTCAGGGAGGTGCTCAGAAGGTCCACACATGAGGCCTTGTACAGGTCTGCAAGGTGGCACGCTCTTATGGGGGCAGAAATAGCAAGTGCATTGCTGTCTGAAAATGGATCCCCTGACATTTAGGCTGCAAAATGATGTCGCCTTccatctccctctcacacacatacactctccATTAAAAACATCTGCTGTAAAACCACAAATTTAAACAGTTGGGATGTGGACAGGAAGGAGGGAAGAGTCAAGCAGGAGTTAATGGGACAGTCAAGAAGAAGACAACAGGAAGCAAAGTAGGTGTGGTTGTTCATGGTCCTATAAAGCTTGTCTGACTAAAAGTGCATATGTCCTAAAAGGGTCAGAGACAATTTTGACAGTGGAACTGCAgcttatatataaaaataaacattttttttacaagttgttttttgtttgtttttttttatttttgttattggtGAATTTTTGGCCTTAACCACTACTgacaaagatttattttttactctcAGTATGTCAAAAACGAAAATTTCCAAGGTCAAA
The sequence above is a segment of the Melanotaenia boesemani isolate fMelBoe1 chromosome 15, fMelBoe1.pri, whole genome shotgun sequence genome. Coding sequences within it:
- the spry4 gene encoding protein sprouty homolog 4, encoding MESRVPHHIPGVSSSLISPPLLDSRVPYGRLQHPLTIYPIDQIKSSHVENDYIDSPAVVSQQPLSQKSASRRITWLGQNQEAFLGANHNHHHNHQHQPHQQGRCEPHPHQDTTTHPWISFSGRPSSISSSSSTSSDQRLLDHAAPTPTVDHHPNLHPHHGPVNAISTRPSSESKVLTSSSSASSCSSSSKSLDLKSSKIPAGGVCSTGDQQGLVLIPSSPTEKKHLLLCEHCGKCRCTECTLPRTLPSCWVCNQECLCSAQSLVDMATCMCLVKGIFYHCTEDEDDEGSCADKPCSCSQANCCARWSFMTALSVVLPCLVCYLPAMGLAKLGQKCYDNVSRPGCRCKNSQGGVSVPVCKNGGMEAKVGTEKQQQGS